A stretch of the bacterium CG_4_10_14_0_2_um_filter_33_32 genome encodes the following:
- a CDS encoding phosphohydrolase: protein MTREEAFKIVEENLGNKNLIKHSLAVEAVMKAFGEYFNENSEKWALAGLLHDIDYEQTANDPQSHTLITAKILEEKEVDKEIIDIIKAHNHMLDIPRDSKARKLIISIDPITGLIVACALIHPDKKLASIDTQFVLNRFKEKSFAAGANREDIKKCEELDISLDKFVEISLKSMQNISQELGL from the coding sequence ATGACTAGAGAAGAAGCATTTAAAATAGTTGAAGAAAATCTTGGCAATAAAAACTTGATCAAGCACAGTTTGGCAGTAGAAGCTGTAATGAAAGCATTTGGTGAATATTTTAACGAAAATTCTGAAAAATGGGCTCTAGCAGGACTGTTGCATGATATAGATTACGAACAAACCGCTAATGATCCCCAAAGCCATACCTTGATTACGGCCAAAATATTAGAAGAAAAAGAAGTTGATAAAGAAATAATCGACATAATTAAGGCCCATAATCATATGCTTGATATCCCAAGAGACAGTAAAGCACGAAAACTTATCATCTCAATTGATCCTATTACCGGATTAATCGTAGCTTGCGCCTTAATTCATCCTGACAAAAAATTAGCTTCAATAGATACTCAATTCGTTTTAAACCGCTTTAAAGAAAAGAGTTTTGCAGCAGGTGCAAATAGGGAAGATATCAAAAAATGTGAGGAGTTAGATATTAGTTTGGACAAATTCGTCGAAATATCACTTAAATCAATGCAAAATATAAGTCAGGAATTAGGTCTATAG